One genomic region from Spirosoma sp. KCTC 42546 encodes:
- a CDS encoding type II toxin-antitoxin system RelE/ParE family toxin — translation MIESIQHKGLRLLFEDDNPSKLTAHLVERIREILSLLETAETVEQMDMPGYRFHKLSGDRKDYYSVKVNANYRIIFRFEDGNAYDVDFLDYH, via the coding sequence ATGATAGAAAGTATCCAACACAAGGGCTTGCGGCTTTTATTTGAAGATGACAACCCATCGAAGCTGACAGCCCATTTAGTGGAACGGATACGGGAAATTCTATCTCTATTAGAAACGGCCGAAACGGTGGAGCAGATGGATATGCCAGGCTATCGGTTTCACAAGCTAAGCGGAGATCGCAAAGACTATTATTCCGTCAAAGTCAATGCGAATTACCGGATCATTTTTCGCTTTGAGGACGGTAATGCCTACGACGTTGATTTTCTAGATTATCATTAA
- a CDS encoding HigA family addiction module antitoxin: MLKRNMRPAHPGAILNGMIEGLREESQQPYTITEIAEGLGVSRRMLSMIVNQKSGISPEMAVKLSEAFATNADLWMNLQKKYDLWQAEKKVNRGSVRHFLQGGAGLQPA, encoded by the coding sequence ATGTTAAAACGAAATATGCGACCCGCGCACCCCGGCGCGATTTTAAACGGGATGATTGAAGGATTACGCGAGGAGAGCCAGCAGCCTTATACAATCACAGAAATTGCCGAAGGTTTGGGTGTGAGCCGACGAATGCTATCTATGATTGTAAATCAGAAATCAGGGATTAGCCCTGAAATGGCTGTAAAGCTGTCCGAGGCTTTTGCCACGAATGCAGATCTATGGATGAATTTGCAGAAAAAATATGATCTGTGGCAAGCTGAAAAGAAAGTCAACCGTGGATCGGTCAGACATTTCTTACAAGGCGGTGCAGGATTGCAACCAGCATAA
- a CDS encoding DUF262 domain-containing protein, with the protein MEEETKMVDEPIEVDEPIEDDIDGEVDVAPVQYSISSYGVDYTVDGLVKRLKRGDVFNPDFQRDYVWTLAEASKLIESCLLGLPIPGVFLAKETGSNKLLIIDGQQRLKTLQFFYDGYFNPKDDELTKRVFNLTKVQDKFDGLSYNKLLENDRIKLDDTVIHATIIKQESPNEDNTSIYHVFERLNSGGRKLSPQEIRTAAYHGSLNDMIRLLNNYPSWRSLYGTKSTRLKDEELILRFFAVFYNFENYQAPMTEFLTKFNKRHAKAPQAFINDCSFIFRSTCDLIYNTLGREAFRPYTRAFNVAACESVMYAVAKLIKTETEDKKINKQKLKNAHHELFNDEAYLQAISKATSNETWFNQRHLKTKEYFQDVW; encoded by the coding sequence ATGGAAGAAGAAACTAAAATGGTTGATGAACCAATAGAAGTTGACGAACCAATTGAAGACGACATTGATGGTGAAGTCGATGTTGCACCAGTGCAATATTCTATCTCTAGCTATGGTGTCGACTACACGGTAGATGGTCTAGTAAAAAGGTTGAAAAGAGGAGACGTTTTTAATCCCGATTTTCAGAGAGATTATGTATGGACTTTAGCCGAGGCATCAAAACTTATTGAATCCTGCTTGTTAGGCTTGCCTATTCCAGGAGTTTTCCTAGCGAAGGAGACAGGGTCTAATAAATTACTGATCATTGATGGACAACAGCGTTTAAAGACTCTCCAGTTTTTTTATGATGGTTATTTTAATCCAAAAGATGACGAATTGACAAAACGTGTTTTTAACCTAACCAAAGTTCAAGATAAATTTGACGGGTTATCCTATAATAAATTGCTCGAAAATGACCGAATTAAATTAGATGATACAGTTATACATGCAACAATTATTAAGCAGGAAAGCCCCAATGAAGATAATACAAGTATTTATCATGTTTTTGAACGTCTGAATTCTGGTGGAAGAAAACTTTCTCCACAAGAGATTAGGACTGCTGCTTATCATGGTAGTTTGAATGATATGATAAGGTTGTTGAATAATTATCCCTCATGGAGATCATTATATGGAACGAAAAGCACTCGCTTAAAGGATGAAGAGCTTATTCTTAGGTTTTTCGCTGTTTTTTACAATTTTGAAAATTATCAAGCTCCCATGACCGAGTTCTTGACAAAATTTAATAAACGACATGCAAAGGCTCCTCAAGCTTTTATAAATGATTGTTCATTTATATTCAGATCTACATGCGATCTAATTTATAATACACTTGGAAGAGAAGCTTTTCGCCCTTATACCAGAGCTTTTAACGTAGCTGCTTGCGAATCTGTAATGTATGCAGTTGCTAAATTGATAAAAACTGAAACTGAAGATAAAAAAATAAATAAACAAAAATTGAAGAATGCTCATCATGAGCTTTTCAATGATGAAGCATATTTGCAAGCAATTTCTAAAGCAACATCTAATGAAACTTGGTTTAATCAGCGCCACCTAAAAACAAAAGAATATTTTCAGGATGTATGGTGA
- a CDS encoding HEPN domain-containing protein, producing MVKNSILSQQAQKIYDLIIECESKFEEDDELRSHMAKYICILCSGFLENAMYLIYTDWVSTKSPHVHIEAYVQHMLNKVQNPNSDKFREIVRAFNLEWEPALKDFLQEEERASAINYIIKDRHKIAHGKNSDITLLGIKAHFDKAIEVVDFIESQLAIV from the coding sequence ATGGTGAAAAATTCTATTTTATCGCAACAAGCCCAAAAGATATATGATTTAATAATCGAGTGTGAAAGTAAGTTCGAAGAAGATGATGAACTACGTTCACATATGGCTAAATACATCTGTATACTTTGTTCTGGATTTCTTGAGAATGCAATGTATTTAATCTATACAGATTGGGTTTCTACAAAAAGCCCACATGTACATATAGAAGCCTATGTCCAACATATGCTAAACAAAGTCCAGAACCCTAATTCAGATAAATTTAGGGAGATTGTAAGAGCCTTTAATTTAGAATGGGAACCTGCTCTAAAAGATTTCTTGCAAGAAGAAGAGCGAGCATCAGCAATAAACTATATTATTAAAGATCGCCATAAAATTGCTCATGGAAAAAACTCGGATATTACGCTATTGGGTATTAAAGCACATTTTGATAAGGCTATAGAAGTTGTAGATTTTATTGAAAGCCAACTGGCAATTGTCTAA
- a CDS encoding PVC-type heme-binding CxxCH protein, with translation MKISLLFLGLIFLSFVYAFRPSTELVEGDLLIVDKSLIIKEDKVAQTIAVYRAGQTKPILTQVAKADFRPYLHPIVAPDGKGVLTEYSPGHHKHQTGLYWGFTRVNGRDYFHHPQGDYWRRVSAKVVESKGKTVKWQTVYDLLDSTGRAVLTETQNWSMREQNGKYLLDLEWNGDAQTDITIGKYDYGGLFLRMPWKEGINGEVVNAARQRNEKAEGQSAPWVDVGMQVEGRNDLVHIAIFDHPQNRNYPTPWRVDSQLGIGPARARKGDWTIKKGAREILKHQLVVYTGKLNDVELTKFFGEFTGNKSDYTTASLWAVAQREGRDAKFLTPTEAVAAMTITKGYQVNVWASEPMMTQPMAFCWDDRGRLWIAENRDYESRGKGFSNAGDSRILILEDTDHDGVADSRKVFMEGIAFPAAIAVGMGGVFVGAPPNLLFIPDKNGDDKADVDDIEVRLTGWGIRDRHETLNSLHWGPDGWLYGCQGFATPSKVRKPTGKGRLYRHKDPFPDDLLQGEGVDINGGVWRYHPTKDRFEVVAHGFSNPWGIDFDAKGQLFITACVIPHLWHIIPGGIYHRQGGQHFNPYVYNDIKTIADHSHRSAHGGARIYQSDAFPKEQNGRIFMANIHEHGILSDVLKPKGSGFVGHHGEDFMMANNAQWVGFSLEIGPDGGLYALDWHDADICGSDVLNQETGRIFRIMPTNSQAKNWPDRYTDLSKLTDEQLANLQTSPSDWHARRARIILQGRAAKGKLNAEAIASLRAIYQANEESTNSDFRLRAMWALHITGNLSPEQLKMALSDKEPYVRAWAVQLLCEDQSPATDVLAEFSTMARQDRSPVVRLYLASAMQRLGYDTRWELAERLLTHAEDAGDHNLPKLIWFGMEPLVNGNTSRALDLATRSQIPMVTQFIARRAVDAQAIDALVATIGKLPKNRLNLLEGMRDAVEGRYDLTAPANWKIVYAKLKTDGTTSKLATEIAGQFGGTEMAVKSLALLKDAKTPVDSRKKALQALALQQRPELVKELPELLNNADLRPDAIRAIASYDNEPLGKLLLERYAGFNPAEKTEAIQTMASRPKYGWQLTQAIAKNTIPKRDVPTYVARQLRRVVGSGFVEVWGPIDHVALDEKAYARYRNLLTDQAVAAANPVKGRLVFQNTCGPCHKMYGEGGIIGPELTGSNRANLDYLLGNILDPSAEIQDDYKMVVVTTRDGRTYVGNVAKENERQLTLRVIGQDAVVVNKSDIQSREVSPASMMPTGLLDPLSETEIKDLVAFLRTTTQAKTLVRKK, from the coding sequence ATGAAGATCTCTCTTCTGTTTTTGGGACTTATTTTTCTTTCGTTCGTGTATGCCTTCCGCCCGTCTACCGAACTGGTAGAAGGTGATCTGTTGATAGTTGATAAATCGTTGATTATCAAAGAAGACAAGGTTGCTCAAACGATAGCCGTTTATCGCGCTGGGCAAACAAAGCCTATTCTGACGCAGGTAGCCAAAGCGGATTTTCGGCCTTATCTGCACCCGATTGTCGCACCAGATGGGAAAGGTGTTCTAACCGAATACAGTCCTGGTCATCACAAGCACCAAACCGGCTTATACTGGGGATTTACCCGCGTCAATGGCCGCGATTATTTCCATCATCCGCAGGGCGATTACTGGCGTCGGGTGTCGGCTAAGGTGGTCGAGAGCAAGGGGAAAACGGTCAAGTGGCAAACCGTGTATGACCTGCTCGATTCCACGGGCCGGGCCGTACTGACCGAAACCCAAAACTGGTCGATGCGGGAACAGAACGGCAAATACCTGCTTGATCTGGAGTGGAATGGGGACGCCCAAACCGATATTACCATTGGCAAATACGACTACGGTGGGTTATTTCTGCGAATGCCCTGGAAAGAGGGTATCAACGGGGAGGTGGTGAACGCTGCCCGGCAACGTAACGAAAAAGCAGAAGGCCAGTCTGCCCCCTGGGTCGATGTGGGAATGCAGGTAGAAGGACGTAACGATCTGGTACACATCGCCATTTTCGACCATCCCCAGAACCGTAACTATCCTACACCCTGGCGAGTCGATTCGCAATTAGGTATAGGGCCAGCAAGAGCACGCAAAGGTGACTGGACGATAAAAAAAGGAGCTAGGGAGATTCTGAAGCACCAACTGGTGGTGTATACGGGAAAGCTGAACGACGTTGAACTGACGAAATTTTTTGGGGAATTTACCGGCAATAAATCGGACTATACAACAGCATCGCTTTGGGCCGTTGCCCAGCGCGAAGGCCGTGATGCTAAATTCCTGACTCCGACGGAAGCGGTTGCGGCCATGACGATAACGAAGGGCTATCAGGTCAACGTCTGGGCCTCGGAGCCGATGATGACCCAGCCGATGGCGTTTTGCTGGGACGACCGTGGCCGACTCTGGATTGCTGAAAATCGCGATTATGAATCACGAGGGAAGGGATTTTCCAATGCGGGCGACAGCCGGATTTTGATTTTAGAGGATACCGACCACGATGGCGTAGCCGACAGCCGGAAGGTGTTTATGGAGGGCATCGCCTTTCCGGCGGCTATTGCCGTGGGGATGGGCGGGGTGTTTGTGGGGGCACCGCCTAACCTGTTGTTTATTCCCGATAAAAACGGCGACGACAAGGCTGATGTTGACGATATTGAGGTTCGGCTGACGGGTTGGGGCATTCGCGACCGGCACGAAACCCTTAATAGCCTGCACTGGGGGCCCGATGGCTGGCTGTATGGCTGTCAGGGGTTTGCGACGCCTTCAAAAGTGCGGAAACCAACCGGAAAAGGACGACTCTACCGGCATAAAGACCCGTTTCCCGACGATCTTCTACAGGGCGAAGGGGTCGATATCAACGGGGGTGTCTGGCGGTATCATCCCACCAAAGACCGTTTCGAGGTGGTGGCGCATGGGTTCAGTAACCCCTGGGGAATCGACTTTGATGCGAAGGGGCAACTCTTTATCACAGCCTGCGTGATTCCTCACCTGTGGCATATTATTCCGGGCGGCATTTACCATCGGCAGGGTGGGCAGCACTTCAACCCCTACGTCTATAACGATATTAAAACCATTGCCGATCATAGCCACCGTTCGGCGCACGGTGGGGCCCGGATTTACCAGTCCGATGCTTTTCCAAAAGAGCAAAATGGCCGAATTTTTATGGCGAATATCCACGAACACGGGATTCTGTCCGACGTACTGAAGCCGAAAGGGTCTGGTTTTGTAGGTCATCATGGCGAGGATTTTATGATGGCGAATAACGCCCAATGGGTTGGATTCAGCCTCGAAATAGGCCCCGATGGTGGGCTTTACGCGCTGGACTGGCATGATGCCGACATCTGTGGCTCCGACGTATTGAATCAGGAGACGGGCCGTATTTTTCGCATTATGCCCACGAACTCACAAGCCAAAAACTGGCCGGATCGATACACCGATCTCAGTAAACTTACCGATGAACAGTTGGCGAACCTGCAAACGAGTCCGAGCGATTGGCACGCACGTCGGGCGAGGATCATTTTGCAGGGGCGAGCGGCAAAAGGTAAGTTGAATGCCGAAGCAATTGCCAGTCTGCGGGCAATCTATCAGGCGAATGAAGAGTCGACCAATTCAGATTTCCGGCTCCGGGCCATGTGGGCGTTGCATATCACGGGGAATCTATCCCCCGAACAACTGAAAATGGCTTTGTCGGACAAAGAGCCTTACGTTCGGGCCTGGGCGGTGCAGTTGTTATGCGAAGACCAAAGTCCAGCAACGGACGTGCTGGCCGAGTTCAGTACAATGGCCCGGCAGGATCGGTCGCCTGTTGTACGGCTGTACCTGGCTTCGGCCATGCAGCGGCTTGGATATGATACACGTTGGGAGTTGGCCGAGCGCCTGTTGACACATGCCGAAGATGCTGGCGATCATAACCTGCCTAAACTCATCTGGTTTGGTATGGAGCCGCTCGTGAACGGAAACACCAGCCGCGCCCTCGATTTGGCCACGCGAAGTCAGATTCCGATGGTCACGCAGTTTATTGCCCGCCGGGCGGTGGATGCCCAGGCAATCGATGCGCTGGTAGCGACCATCGGTAAACTGCCTAAGAATCGACTGAACTTGCTGGAAGGTATGCGCGATGCCGTTGAAGGTCGCTATGATCTGACTGCGCCCGCCAACTGGAAAATAGTCTATGCCAAACTTAAAACTGATGGAACAACGTCTAAACTGGCCACGGAAATAGCCGGACAATTCGGAGGAACGGAGATGGCTGTCAAATCGCTTGCCCTGTTAAAAGACGCCAAAACGCCCGTCGACAGCCGGAAGAAAGCGTTGCAGGCACTGGCCTTGCAGCAACGCCCTGAATTGGTTAAGGAATTGCCTGAACTGCTCAATAACGCTGATTTACGGCCCGATGCGATCCGGGCTATTGCCAGCTATGACAACGAACCGCTAGGGAAACTCCTGCTCGAACGCTATGCTGGTTTTAATCCCGCTGAGAAAACAGAAGCGATTCAAACGATGGCCTCCCGCCCGAAATACGGCTGGCAACTGACGCAGGCTATCGCCAAAAATACCATTCCTAAACGTGATGTACCGACCTACGTAGCACGCCAATTGCGCAGGGTAGTGGGCAGTGGATTCGTGGAAGTCTGGGGGCCTATCGACCACGTAGCACTCGATGAAAAAGCCTACGCCCGTTACCGGAACCTCCTGACCGACCAGGCGGTTGCCGCTGCTAACCCGGTTAAGGGGCGACTGGTGTTTCAGAATACCTGCGGCCCCTGCCATAAGATGTACGGTGAAGGCGGCATTATTGGCCCCGAACTGACGGGCTCCAACCGGGCCAACCTCGATTATCTGCTCGGTAACATCCTGGACCCCAGTGCCGAGATTCAGGATGATTACAAGATGGTGGTGGTAACAACCCGCGATGGACGAACGTATGTCGGCAACGTAGCGAAAGAAAACGAGCGGCAACTAACCCTGCGGGTAATTGGGCAGGATGCCGTTGTGGTGAATAAGTCGGACATTCAATCGAGGGAAGTGAGTCCGGCCTCCATGATGCCAACCGGGTTGCTGGACCCGCTTTCCGAAACCGAGATCAAAGATTTAGTCGCGTTCCTGCGGACGACAACCCAGGCGAAGACGCTAGTCAGGAAGAAATAA
- a CDS encoding cation diffusion facilitator family transporter, with product MSASQQTKYRWMGISLGLSIVLLVLKFTAYFLTYSTAILSDAVESIVNVIASGFAFYSIYLASQPRDHNHPYGHGKIEFLSSGFEGAMILSAGLVIIWQAILSFFEPKTLSNLDWGFALVGVTAAANAFVGWRLIRSGRETDSAALTADGKHLLTDTFSSIVVMVGVALVALTGKHWIDSALSVGISFVIIYNGFQISRQSIARLMDETDIPTLHRVVDLLNANKDRNWIDVHNLRVQKYGADLHIDCHLTLPYYWELHQVHDEVHHFEDTLKEGFKGEVEIFVHTDPCEKECCHYCRVVDCPVRAFAFVDDIEWTAENLPLNQKHFVPVLASGV from the coding sequence ATGAGTGCCAGTCAACAAACGAAATACCGCTGGATGGGCATCTCGCTGGGACTGAGCATCGTTCTATTGGTTCTCAAATTCACAGCTTATTTCCTGACGTATTCAACCGCCATTCTTTCCGATGCAGTTGAATCTATCGTCAATGTAATCGCCAGTGGTTTTGCCTTCTACAGCATCTATTTAGCCAGCCAACCCCGCGACCATAATCACCCCTATGGTCATGGTAAAATTGAATTTCTATCCTCAGGATTCGAGGGGGCCATGATTCTGTCGGCGGGATTAGTCATTATCTGGCAGGCTATTTTAAGTTTCTTCGAGCCCAAAACGCTAAGTAATCTCGATTGGGGTTTTGCCCTGGTTGGGGTAACGGCAGCAGCCAATGCGTTTGTGGGCTGGCGGCTCATCCGGTCGGGTCGCGAAACGGATTCGGCCGCCCTAACCGCCGATGGGAAACACTTACTTACCGATACATTCAGCAGTATTGTCGTCATGGTCGGTGTAGCCTTGGTGGCACTAACTGGAAAACACTGGATCGATAGTGCGCTTTCAGTAGGCATTTCGTTCGTGATCATCTACAATGGATTTCAGATTTCGCGCCAGTCCATCGCACGCCTGATGGATGAAACCGACATCCCTACGCTCCACCGGGTAGTCGATTTGCTAAACGCGAATAAAGACCGTAACTGGATTGATGTGCACAACCTCCGCGTTCAGAAATACGGCGCTGATTTGCACATAGATTGCCACCTGACCCTCCCCTATTATTGGGAGCTGCATCAGGTGCATGATGAGGTGCATCATTTTGAAGACACGCTCAAAGAAGGATTTAAGGGCGAAGTTGAAATTTTTGTACATACTGACCCCTGCGAAAAAGAGTGCTGCCACTACTGCCGCGTGGTTGATTGCCCCGTTCGGGCGTTTGCCTTCGTCGATGACATCGAATGGACAGCCGAAAATCTGCCGCTGAATCAGAAGCACTTTGTACCGGTATTGGCCTCTGGGGTTTAA
- a CDS encoding Uma2 family endonuclease encodes MSDLLFRILDTPQAPLILQQAQAILNNEHRKRQAFYEWLDEDKKAEFINGEIVVHSPALDRHNSAMLFLATLLSVYVNDRDLGYVRAEKALVELTRNSYEPDVCYFGPAKASQITDDQLYYPAPDFIAEVLSKSTEKNDRETKFADYAAHRVAEYWIIDPLRRTIEQYSIDADTEEYALMGSFGIKETVTSHAITGFTIPVRALFDTAANMGALRNLLTKDVS; translated from the coding sequence ATGTCCGACCTGCTGTTTCGAATTTTAGATACGCCCCAGGCTCCGCTTATTTTGCAACAGGCGCAGGCCATTTTGAACAATGAACACCGGAAACGACAGGCGTTCTATGAATGGCTTGATGAGGACAAAAAGGCTGAGTTTATCAATGGAGAGATCGTTGTGCATTCACCTGCATTGGATCGACATAATTCCGCAATGTTGTTTCTGGCGACACTGCTAAGTGTATATGTGAATGATCGTGACCTAGGCTATGTCCGTGCAGAAAAGGCTCTGGTTGAGCTAACCCGCAACAGCTACGAACCCGACGTTTGCTACTTTGGGCCTGCTAAAGCCTCCCAGATTACAGACGATCAATTATACTACCCTGCGCCCGATTTTATTGCGGAAGTGCTTTCAAAGAGTACCGAAAAGAATGATCGCGAGACCAAATTTGCCGATTATGCCGCTCACCGTGTTGCTGAATACTGGATCATAGATCCGCTTCGCCGAACAATTGAGCAATATAGTATTGATGCCGATACAGAAGAATACGCGCTGATGGGATCGTTTGGCATTAAAGAAACGGTAACCAGTCATGCTATTACAGGCTTTACTATTCCTGTGCGGGCCTTGTTCGACACGGCGGCAAATATGGGAGCCTTACGCAACCTGCTAACAAAAGACGTTTCTTAA
- a CDS encoding TonB-dependent receptor: MTYRIRIKYWLLFVSCWFLCGSAHAQTRFHIYGQVMDGVTNKPLANVSVYDKKQGAGTTTDSTGAFSMQVLPGPYNLTFSAVGYYTRSRFLEIERGNIRMEVALNPDTRQLDEVNVKGRTPDANVSATQMSVVRLDMKNLRNIPVVFGEVDILKALTLQPGVSTVGEGAGGFNVRGGRTDQNLVLLDGAPLFNTSHLLGLLSNLNADAIQDVTLYKGGIPAAYGGRLSSLLIMNTKPGETDRIRVDGGMGLLTSRLMVQGPVTKNKKLTFLAGGRIAYPSFILGLFPEPTNKDRAFFYDLNGRLTYRLNADSQVSATVYRSYDTFKFPQDTLYTTQSTLLTARWSQRLNPQLSFNLTATQSDYRFFLDGLTAANTYRYRSTIRQRDARLDWLYSPKPTHRLEFGGSMTGYSLLPGSIVPTGDFSNINSLTLPTEQAREWAGYISEEWTPVRVLSVQVGVRYAQFTNVGPGVAYQYAEGQPRTRESITDTLRYNSGQAVAQYGGWEPRLTIRANLTPNSSLKVSYNRTRQFLHLISNTTAISPVDFWKVSDALVPPQVADQLAVGYFRNFNDNMYETSIEVYHKTLENLVEYRNGATLLLNPTLDADLLRAQGKAYGVEVSVQKTRGLLTGLIAYTYSRTLARVSSPYPSVQINGGEWYPSTFDRPHNLTIATQWKWSRGWTFGTNFIYTSGRPTTYPDGTYRLNGAKVLDYSQRNADRIPDYHRLDVSFTKDGRRTPGQRHYSNWSISFYNVYAHKNPYSIYFQRVNTTTKSYQLSVFGTIIPSISWNFTY, translated from the coding sequence ATGACATACCGTATACGTATTAAGTACTGGCTTCTCTTCGTCAGTTGCTGGTTTCTTTGTGGGTCTGCCCACGCCCAGACCCGTTTCCATATTTACGGTCAGGTAATGGATGGCGTAACGAACAAACCATTGGCCAACGTGTCGGTCTATGACAAGAAGCAGGGTGCTGGCACAACAACAGATAGTACTGGCGCTTTTAGCATGCAAGTGCTGCCCGGGCCGTATAACCTGACGTTTTCTGCCGTAGGCTATTACACCCGTAGCCGGTTTCTGGAAATAGAGCGGGGGAACATACGGATGGAAGTGGCACTCAATCCAGACACCCGCCAACTGGATGAAGTTAATGTAAAGGGCCGTACGCCCGATGCCAATGTGTCGGCAACACAGATGAGCGTGGTGCGGCTGGATATGAAAAACCTGCGAAATATTCCAGTGGTATTTGGGGAAGTCGATATTCTAAAAGCTTTAACGCTGCAACCGGGCGTAAGTACGGTAGGCGAGGGGGCTGGCGGGTTCAATGTACGCGGTGGCCGTACAGATCAGAACCTGGTTTTGCTGGACGGTGCCCCGCTGTTCAATACCAGCCATTTGCTGGGCCTGTTGAGTAACCTGAATGCAGACGCGATTCAGGATGTAACGTTGTATAAAGGGGGTATCCCGGCTGCCTATGGTGGGCGATTATCGTCTCTGCTGATTATGAACACCAAACCCGGTGAAACGGATCGTATTCGCGTTGATGGTGGTATGGGCTTGTTAACCAGTCGATTGATGGTTCAGGGGCCGGTTACGAAGAATAAGAAACTGACGTTTCTGGCGGGCGGGCGCATTGCGTATCCGTCGTTTATTCTGGGCTTATTTCCCGAACCTACAAATAAAGACCGTGCGTTTTTCTATGACCTGAATGGACGACTGACCTATCGACTCAATGCCGACAGCCAAGTATCCGCAACAGTATATCGAAGTTACGATACCTTCAAATTTCCGCAGGATACGCTGTATACTACGCAATCGACCTTGCTGACAGCCCGTTGGAGCCAGCGACTAAATCCACAACTGTCTTTCAATCTGACGGCTACTCAAAGTGACTATCGGTTTTTCTTAGATGGTCTGACGGCTGCCAATACGTATCGCTATCGCTCCACCATCCGCCAGCGCGACGCCCGGCTCGACTGGTTATATAGTCCCAAACCCACCCATCGACTTGAATTTGGCGGATCGATGACGGGCTATAGTTTGCTGCCCGGTTCAATTGTTCCTACCGGCGACTTCTCAAATATCAATTCGCTGACGTTACCAACTGAACAGGCTCGCGAATGGGCGGGCTATATCTCGGAGGAATGGACGCCGGTTCGGGTGTTGTCGGTACAAGTGGGGGTTCGGTACGCCCAGTTTACGAACGTAGGGCCGGGCGTGGCGTATCAATATGCCGAAGGGCAACCCCGCACTCGGGAGAGCATTACCGATACCCTGCGCTATAACAGCGGTCAGGCCGTTGCGCAGTATGGAGGTTGGGAGCCGCGCCTGACCATACGGGCGAACCTAACCCCCAATAGTTCGCTGAAAGTAAGCTACAACCGAACCCGGCAGTTTCTGCATTTGATTTCGAATACAACGGCCATCTCGCCCGTCGATTTCTGGAAAGTGAGCGATGCCCTGGTGCCACCTCAGGTAGCCGACCAACTGGCGGTGGGCTACTTCCGCAATTTTAACGATAACATGTACGAAACCTCCATAGAGGTCTATCATAAAACGCTGGAGAATCTGGTCGAATACCGAAATGGCGCTACGCTGTTGCTCAATCCAACGCTGGATGCAGACTTGTTGCGGGCACAGGGCAAGGCATATGGCGTAGAGGTAAGTGTTCAGAAAACGCGTGGATTACTAACGGGTTTAATTGCCTATACCTATTCCCGAACGCTGGCGCGGGTGTCCAGCCCGTATCCCAGTGTACAAATCAATGGGGGCGAGTGGTATCCGTCCACCTTCGACCGACCCCATAACCTGACCATTGCTACCCAGTGGAAATGGAGTCGTGGCTGGACATTCGGTACGAATTTCATATACACCAGCGGTCGCCCGACAACGTATCCTGATGGTACCTACCGACTTAACGGCGCTAAAGTGCTCGATTATTCGCAGCGCAATGCCGACCGTATTCCCGATTATCACCGACTGGATGTGTCGTTTACGAAAGACGGTCGGCGAACGCCGGGGCAACGGCACTATAGCAATTGGTCAATATCGTTTTACAACGTTTATGCTCATAAAAACCCCTATTCAATTTATTTTCAGCGCGTGAATACCACCACCAAAAGCTATCAGCTATCGGTTTTTGGCACGATTATTCCGTCGATAAGCTGGAATTTTACGTATTAG